In Rahnella variigena, one DNA window encodes the following:
- a CDS encoding SDR family NAD(P)-dependent oxidoreductase — protein MSLKHKAFITGASSGIGQSMVAAYLAAGYAVEGIDCSPSVFANEPEYVHHQLDITDSVRLNGVFEAAEYASDNNVLINCAGTREICRIDELSLSLWERVFAVNVTASFVAGRAFCQQLVRHNLPGNAVNIASVSGLMGEPDRTAYVSSKHAVIGLTKQLALEYGKHQIRVNAIAPGVIRTPLTEPYYDNPAQMEKIQRGQFLPVLGETQDVAKAAMYLTSSDARFVTGSTLVIDGGWTIGKDL, from the coding sequence ATGAGCCTGAAACATAAAGCATTTATCACGGGCGCCTCCAGTGGTATCGGTCAGTCGATGGTGGCGGCCTATCTGGCCGCCGGCTACGCGGTAGAGGGCATCGACTGTTCCCCGTCCGTTTTCGCCAATGAACCTGAATACGTTCACCACCAGCTGGATATCACCGATTCAGTGCGTCTGAATGGCGTATTTGAAGCAGCAGAATACGCCAGCGATAACAATGTCTTAATTAACTGCGCCGGTACGCGTGAAATCTGCCGTATCGATGAATTATCACTGTCGCTGTGGGAACGTGTTTTTGCCGTCAACGTGACCGCCAGTTTTGTTGCCGGACGTGCATTCTGTCAGCAACTGGTTCGCCATAACCTGCCGGGCAATGCCGTCAATATCGCCTCGGTCTCCGGTCTGATGGGCGAGCCTGATCGCACCGCTTATGTCTCATCAAAGCACGCCGTGATCGGCCTGACAAAACAGCTGGCGCTGGAATACGGCAAGCATCAAATCCGGGTGAATGCCATTGCGCCCGGTGTTATCCGCACACCGCTGACCGAACCTTACTACGACAATCCGGCACAGATGGAGAAGATCCAGCGCGGTCAGTTCCTGCCTGTGCTCGGCGAAACGCAGGATGTGGCAAAAGCGGCAATGTATCTCACCTCTTCCGATGCGCGATTTGTGACCGGTTCCACGCTGGTTATTGATGGCGGCTGGACGATTGGTAAAGACCTTTAA